Proteins encoded by one window of Cloeon dipterum chromosome 4, ieCloDipt1.1, whole genome shotgun sequence:
- the LOC135941798 gene encoding uncharacterized protein LOC135941798 yields the protein MSDEIAYMSEPFFNLIMRAVNRERWKRRRVGTLLDLCLTAIIRKSSLFERTHYLTQNMPKSLAKTLFRFIIDALEAKKKVVAGVGIDFLLQLVNDSFLEFDFVALQQLVPATEQRFENIQTICVLLHHIQRHCLHIEWLRLCWPNELQFAFPCQSVSQWTHLKFLSIKDFICEPKTLRVLSKNHQNLEELEITIFLSEEETSECVGYLTNMKKLRSLSLQITIPNPSFVEQSRFRTKTIVALMANVASRTPSLTNFHFYLSDNFPVNSWKGFVEKFSRIQQEAERVVHLTELELDSLQCEWPKSLTVGKLKIFGQDLQPSSIAKLATIPRERLVALELHGVRDVDVYRILHIFGPTLTQLGLKYGLPNGATHYRLNLYKVVQACPVLQKLFVDEFSTSDRPEDCTLDAESFTNLQVFSIYRTKYDNMHLVYRYENCKLFQMFLHGSKKIDSRVHIYVEEMIPAVLQALQDDQECLREVKDLHIDLQFPQTRIRLVMQIGKILMLRSPVLERIKIWYQYIFDRGTLDIYLENWFMKMAEALDVCLEYEPIYKRPLEWEAYSD from the exons ATGTCAGACGAAATCGCGTACATGAg TGagccatttttcaatttgataatGAGAGCTGTCAACCGAGAGAGATGGAAGAGAAGGAGGGTTGGGACATTATTGGATCTCTGCTTAACAGCAATCATAAGAAAATCGTCTCTTTTTGAGAGAACTCACTACCTAACACAAAATATGC CTAAATCATTGGCAAAGACGCTATTCCGATTCATAATCGACGCACTGGAAGCCAAAAAGAAAGTGGTGGCGGGCGTCGGGATCGATTTTCTGCTGCAGCTCGTCAACGATTCGTTCCTCGAATTCGATTTCGTGGCTTTGCAGCAATTGGTGCCGGCGACCGAGCAGCGCTTTGAAAACATTCAAACGATATGCGTCCTGCTGCACCACATCCAAAGACACTGTCTACACATCGAGTGGCTGCGGCTCTGCTGGCCTAACGAACTGCAGTTCGCTTTCCCTTGCCAAAGTGTTAGCCAGTGGACACACCTCAAGTTCCTCAGCATTAAGGACTTCATTTGCGAGCCAAAAACTTTGCGGGTGCTCTCGAAAAATCACCAAAACCTCGA AGAACTCGAGATAACGATTTTCCTGAGCGAGGAGGAAACGAGCGAGTGCGTAGGGTACCTGACCAACATGAAGAAGCTGCGCAGCCTGAGTCTACAGATCACAATACCAAACCCATCATTCGTGGAGCAGTCACGCTTCCGCACGAAGACCATAGTGGCCCTAATGGCCAACGTGGCGTCCCGGACCCCCAGTCTGACCAACTTCCACTTCTACCTGTCGGACAACTTCCCGGTCAACAGCTGGAAAGGCTTCGTGGAGAAATTCAGCCGCATTCAGCAAGAAGCCGAGCGAGTGGTGCACCTAACCGAGCTGGAACTGGATTCTCTGCAGTGCGAGTGGCCCAAGAGCCTCACCGTGGGCAAATTGAAGATCTTCGGCCAGGATCTGCAACCCTCCTCCATCGCCAAGCTGGCCACGATTCCCAGGGAAAGACTGGTTGCATTGGAGCTGCACGGCGTGCGTGACGTGGATGTCTACCGAATTCTGCACATTTTCGGCCCGACCCTGACGCAGCTGGGCCTCAAGTACGGCCTGCCGAACGGAGCCACGCACTACCGTCTCAACCTCTACAAGGTTGTGCAGGCGTGTCCGGTGCTGCAGAAGCTGTTCGTCGACGAGTTTTCCACGTCGGACAGGCCGGAAGACTGCACCCTCGACGCGGAAAGTTTCACTAACCTGCAGGTGTTTTCCATTTACAGGACCAAGTACGATAACATGCATTTGGTGTACCGCTACGAGAACTGCAAACTGTTCCAAATGTTTTTGCACGGCTCGAAAAAGATCGACTCGCGAGTGCATATTTACGTCGAGGAGATGATCCCTGCCGTCCTGCAGGCCTTGCAGGACGACCAAGAGTGCCTGAGGGAGGTCAAGGATCTGCACATCGACTTGCAGTTCCCGCAAACGCGTATCCGACTTGTGATGCAGATCGGGAAGATCCTCATGCTGCGCTCGCCCGTCCTCGAGAGGATCAAAATTTGGTACCAGTACATATTCGACCGTGGCACATTGGACATTTATTTGGAGAATTGGTTTATGAAAATGGCTGAGGCTTTGGACGTGTGTTTGGAGTACGAGCCGATTTATAAACGGCCCCTCGAGTGGGAGGCTTACAGTGATTGA
- the LOC135942298 gene encoding ubiquitin-conjugating enzyme E2Q-like protein 1 produces MTSRSKERVTAAIRRIFRTTPERNDSPSSPLKAVPKTQNGPAAVAANNSPMASPARRLLRCRDAVSPAANLDLVANAGVVPQQPSKSSRLQFPGASFFKSKRKTAEPKATASSPSSSGSSSSSSKPPSHPSEQAAGHGKAVRTKRLMKELKEIQRLQKSSQTPSFTAELVNDNLYEWHVRLYAIDPESDLSRDMREHGLNHILISFTFPDNFPFAPPFMRVVTPRIEKGFVMEGGAICMELLTPRGWASAYTVEAIVMQFAASIVKGQGRIARKPKGSKDFTRRTAEESFRSLVKTHEKYGWVTPPLADG; encoded by the exons ATGACTTCTCGTTCCAAGGAGCGTGTGACCGCCGCCATTCGCCGTATTTTCCGCACCACCCCCGAGCGGAACGACAGCCCCAGCTCGCCCCTGAAGGCCGTGCCTAAAACGCAGAATGGACCGGCGGCCGTCGCGGCCAACAACAGCCCGATGGCCTCTCCGGCAAGACGCCTCCTCCGGTGCCGAGACGCCGTCTCGCCGGCGGCCAACCTCGATCTTGTGGCCAATGCAG GTGTTGTGCCGCAGCAGCCAAGCAAGTCATCCAGACTCCAATTTCCTGGTGCAAGTTTCTTCAAGAGCAAGAGAAAAACAGCCGAGCCCAAAGCGACCGCCTCGTCACCCTCCTCTTCCGGCTCTAGTTCGTCCTCTTCCAAACCCCCTAGTCATCCGTCTGAACAGGCAGCTGGTCACGGCAAAGCCGTCAGGACCAAGAGACTAATGAAGGAACTGAAG GAGATCCAGCGGCTGCAGAAGTCGAGTCAGACGCCGAGCTTCACCGCCGAACTGGTGAACGACAACCTGTACGAGTGGCACGTGCGCCTCTACGCCATCGACCCTGAGAGCGACCTGTCACGCGACATGCGAGAGCACGGCCTCAACCATATCCTGATCAGCTTCACCTTCCCCGATAACTTCCCGTTCGCACCACCCTTCATGAGGGTGGTCACGCCGCGCATCGAGAAGGGTTTCGTCATGGAGGGCGGCGCCATCTGCATGGAGCTGCTCACGCCGCGCGGCTGGGCCAGCGCCTACACTGTTGAGGCCATCGTCATGCAGTTTGCGGCTAGCATAGTCAAAGGACAG GGTCGCATCGCGCGAAAGCCGAAAGGCAGCAAGGATTTCACGCGACGCACTGCTGAGGAGAGTTTCCGCAGCTTGGTGAAGACGCACGAGAAGTACGGCTGGGTCACCCCGCCCCTGGCCGACGGCTAG